A genome region from Planifilum fulgidum includes the following:
- a CDS encoding SDR family oxidoreductase, with protein MSALDLFRLDGKTAIVTGGGRGLGRHMAEALADAGARVVICSRKVEACREVKESIEQKGGEALALPCDVTRPEDVVRVVAAAKENFGGVDIVINNSGATWGAPPEEMPLDKFERVMDVNVKGTFLMSQAAGKEMIASGKGGRIINIASVAGLLGGHPDYMQTVGYNASKGAVINMTRDLAVQWARHGINVNAIAPGWFPTKMSRAVLERFGEKILSHIPLGRFGGPDDLKGAVLFLASPAAAYVTGQVLVVDGGMTAW; from the coding sequence TTGAGCGCGCTCGATCTGTTCCGCCTGGATGGAAAGACGGCCATCGTCACCGGGGGCGGGCGCGGCCTGGGCAGGCACATGGCGGAGGCCTTGGCGGACGCCGGTGCCCGCGTGGTGATCTGCTCCCGCAAGGTGGAAGCCTGCCGCGAGGTGAAGGAATCGATCGAACAAAAGGGGGGAGAGGCCCTGGCCCTCCCCTGTGACGTCACCCGCCCGGAGGATGTGGTGCGGGTGGTGGCCGCCGCCAAGGAAAACTTCGGCGGAGTGGACATCGTCATCAACAACAGCGGGGCCACCTGGGGCGCGCCGCCGGAGGAGATGCCCCTGGACAAGTTTGAGCGGGTGATGGATGTCAATGTGAAGGGCACCTTCCTCATGTCCCAGGCGGCGGGGAAGGAGATGATCGCCAGCGGCAAGGGCGGCCGGATCATCAACATCGCTTCGGTGGCCGGTCTGCTCGGGGGTCATCCCGATTACATGCAGACCGTCGGTTATAACGCCAGCAAAGGGGCGGTGATCAACATGACCCGGGATCTGGCCGTCCAATGGGCCCGCCACGGGATCAACGTGAATGCCATCGCCCCCGGATGGTTTCCCACGAAGATGTCCCGCGCCGTGCTGGAACGGTTCGGGGAGAAGATTCTCTCCCACATCCCCCTGGGCCGGTTCGGCGGTCCCGATGATCTCAAGGGGGCGGTTCTCTTTCTGGCCTCCCCCGCCGCCGCCTACGTCACCGGGCAGGTGCTGGTGGTGGACGGCGGGATGACGGCCTGGTGA
- a CDS encoding ABC transporter ATP-binding protein: MSTIEISRLKKTFFGDGVEVHALRGIDATFPSGQFVAIVGPSGSGKSTLLSLIGTLDRPTDGIIRFDGVNLTDLKGKKLADFRFQRIGFVFQQFYLLPALTALENVMVPLLGRRVSFNKKERAERLLKEVGLADKRNALPSQLSGGEQQRVAIARALVNEPDWILADEPTGNLDSENSERIVQLLRKLNVRKGCGILMVTHDRQLAEQADRRLELRDGRILYDSAEGRDVE, translated from the coding sequence TTGTCGACGATCGAAATCTCGCGGCTGAAAAAGACGTTCTTTGGTGACGGGGTGGAAGTGCACGCCCTTCGCGGGATCGATGCGACCTTTCCCTCCGGGCAGTTTGTGGCGATTGTCGGTCCGTCCGGCTCCGGCAAATCCACTCTGTTGAGTCTGATCGGCACCCTGGACCGGCCAACCGACGGGATCATCCGGTTCGACGGTGTGAATCTTACCGATTTGAAGGGGAAGAAGCTGGCGGATTTTCGTTTTCAGCGGATCGGCTTTGTTTTTCAACAATTTTACCTGCTTCCGGCTCTGACCGCTTTGGAAAACGTGATGGTCCCCCTGCTTGGAAGACGGGTTTCCTTCAACAAAAAGGAACGGGCGGAACGCCTCCTCAAAGAAGTGGGTTTGGCCGACAAGCGAAATGCGCTTCCTTCCCAGCTGTCCGGCGGAGAGCAGCAACGGGTGGCGATCGCCCGGGCGCTGGTCAACGAACCGGATTGGATCCTGGCGGATGAACCGACGGGAAACCTGGATTCGGAAAACAGCGAGAGGATTGTGCAGTTGCTCCGGAAATTGAACGTGCGAAAAGGGTGCGGCATCCTGATGGTCACCCATGATCGGCAACTGGCCGAGCAGGCGGACCGGCGATTGGAACTGCGGGACGGCCGGATTCTGTATGATTCGGCCGAAGGGCGGGACGTCGAATGA
- a CDS encoding ABC transporter permease — MIRFIWRNLWRRKERIILTLVGVLTVSSGLGYLFGLSESNTGTVVDLLQKRWKASYHIVVRPPGTRGVTERKHLLEPNYLSGIGGGISLDQYKTIKGIDGVETAAPVAMIGYVPFQRYVEGHRIEKEGIYRVTKTKAVDHGIRVEKEKWHDYIVQGPWYSPLDFRETERVYGVSLIKDYPEKLMISHSVLLAGIDPVQEARLVGLDRAVVSQGKSRYFDKDKVSITNGEILGKTYQRVEIPVLISNQSSSAVTYTWTIERLDLPFADEKTAVETMENVKRRGGKSYLDTLDAEGNPAVVSYGGRELFRQMAVDLTGIDPLTGKPAASEGERVSLTLLDQPISKPSPLTYREAKSPFPDRWPLAYEVKPVPAEKGKEVVGFPLQSGSFRPFDYFTATLHFNYVGFFDPSKLNIAKDPLTELPMETYRPPSAKWVLDSENRPVNPPKQLKPTDNPLGLLTQPPTMLTTLEAAQALVGDRPISAIRVKVSGVERLDEKSQARLEKIAAEIEKKTGLITDITLGSSPQPILLHVPAVGDLPELGWIEQPWVRIGSAITLFRETKLGYSGIVAGVIAVAAVYVLAMNGMFFLARRKEVAILLAVGWRPSQVTRMVLLEAGLWGLLAAIVSMAMLTFAHAQQGTAVPLDRLAAAGCLAMGLYLVGGFVTAVMAARVSPYETMRTGESDPVIRRWIAVSNRWTLAWSYFAGKWRRNLLSVLTIAIPSALFNFFVFVTIRLKGVFYTTWLGQYVSMQVGPAHYAAVGIAWMIAVLTTTEVLWQNVAERKPEIALLRSLGWRDGSIRFLMLSEGILCGLMAGIVGGAVSLFWINGIYGTVPWKDLAALSASGLIPAVVGLMGAVIPSEMAVRISPLRELNGAFVTEEKAERYLGMAVALVALGCLIGMMGVLILRW, encoded by the coding sequence ATGATTCGGTTTATCTGGCGCAATCTTTGGCGGCGCAAGGAACGGATCATCCTGACGCTGGTCGGCGTGTTGACCGTCAGTTCGGGACTCGGTTATCTGTTCGGTCTGTCGGAAAGCAATACCGGGACCGTGGTTGACCTGCTCCAGAAGCGCTGGAAGGCTTCCTACCACATCGTGGTGCGCCCTCCGGGCACCCGCGGCGTGACGGAACGCAAACATCTGCTGGAGCCCAATTATTTGAGCGGCATCGGCGGAGGAATCAGTCTTGATCAGTACAAGACCATCAAGGGGATTGACGGTGTTGAAACGGCCGCGCCGGTGGCGATGATCGGTTATGTACCCTTCCAAAGGTATGTTGAAGGTCATCGCATTGAAAAGGAAGGGATCTATCGCGTTACGAAAACGAAAGCGGTCGATCACGGGATCCGGGTCGAAAAGGAAAAGTGGCACGACTACATCGTTCAGGGGCCTTGGTATTCCCCCCTCGATTTCCGTGAGACGGAACGTGTTTACGGCGTGAGCCTTATAAAAGATTATCCTGAAAAACTCATGATTAGTCATTCCGTTCTCTTGGCCGGCATCGATCCGGTTCAGGAAGCCCGGCTGGTCGGCTTGGATCGGGCGGTTGTCAGCCAAGGGAAAAGCCGGTATTTCGACAAGGACAAAGTGAGTATTACAAATGGGGAAATCTTGGGGAAGACCTATCAACGCGTGGAAATTCCCGTACTGATCAGCAATCAATCGTCTTCCGCCGTGACCTACACCTGGACGATTGAACGGCTGGATTTGCCCTTTGCGGATGAGAAAACCGCCGTGGAAACCATGGAAAATGTGAAGCGAAGAGGTGGGAAATCCTATTTGGATACGTTGGATGCGGAAGGGAATCCGGCGGTGGTTTCCTACGGTGGCAGGGAGCTTTTTCGGCAAATGGCCGTTGATCTGACGGGAATTGATCCGCTAACGGGAAAACCGGCCGCGTCGGAGGGGGAACGTGTCAGTTTAACCCTGCTGGACCAACCGATCTCCAAACCGTCACCGCTCACCTACCGCGAGGCAAAAAGCCCTTTTCCAGACCGGTGGCCCCTGGCCTATGAAGTGAAGCCGGTTCCGGCGGAGAAGGGGAAGGAAGTGGTCGGATTCCCTCTACAGAGCGGTTCTTTCCGCCCTTTTGACTATTTTACCGCGACCCTCCATTTCAATTATGTCGGCTTTTTTGACCCCTCCAAACTGAACATCGCCAAGGATCCGCTGACGGAACTGCCGATGGAGACCTATCGCCCTCCTTCGGCGAAGTGGGTGCTGGACTCCGAGAACCGGCCCGTCAACCCGCCGAAGCAACTAAAACCGACGGATAACCCCCTTGGGTTGCTGACCCAACCGCCGACGATGCTGACCACCCTGGAAGCGGCGCAGGCATTGGTCGGCGACCGACCCATTTCGGCCATCCGGGTGAAGGTTTCCGGAGTGGAGCGATTGGATGAGAAGAGTCAGGCGCGGTTGGAGAAAATCGCGGCGGAGATTGAAAAGAAGACGGGCCTTATCACCGATATCACCCTCGGATCCTCCCCGCAGCCGATCCTCCTTCACGTGCCTGCGGTCGGGGATCTGCCGGAACTGGGATGGATCGAACAGCCGTGGGTCCGGATCGGTTCGGCGATCACCCTCTTCCGGGAGACGAAACTGGGGTATTCGGGGATTGTCGCCGGGGTGATCGCGGTGGCCGCGGTTTACGTGCTGGCGATGAACGGCATGTTTTTTTTGGCTCGCAGAAAGGAAGTGGCGATTCTCCTGGCCGTCGGCTGGCGTCCCTCCCAAGTGACGCGCATGGTTCTGCTGGAAGCGGGCCTGTGGGGACTGCTGGCGGCGATCGTTTCCATGGCGATGTTGACCTTCGCCCATGCCCAACAGGGAACGGCCGTCCCTCTCGATCGGTTGGCGGCGGCGGGATGTTTGGCCATGGGGCTTTACCTGGTCGGAGGGTTTGTTACCGCCGTGATGGCCGCCCGCGTTTCCCCCTATGAAACGATGCGGACGGGAGAGAGCGATCCGGTCATTCGGCGATGGATTGCCGTATCCAATCGGTGGACACTGGCATGGAGTTATTTTGCGGGAAAGTGGCGGCGAAACCTTCTTTCCGTCCTGACGATCGCCATTCCGTCGGCGCTGTTCAACTTTTTCGTGTTTGTCACAATCCGGCTGAAGGGCGTCTTTTACACTACGTGGCTCGGACAATATGTATCGATGCAGGTGGGGCCGGCCCATTATGCCGCCGTCGGGATCGCCTGGATGATCGCCGTGCTGACCACGACGGAAGTCCTGTGGCAAAATGTCGCAGAACGAAAACCGGAGATCGCCCTGCTTCGATCCCTGGGATGGCGGGACGGATCCATTCGCTTCCTGATGCTTTCGGAGGGAATACTCTGCGGACTGATGGCGGGAATCGTCGGGGGTGCCGTCTCTCTCTTCTGGATCAATGGGATTTATGGAACCGTGCCGTGGAAAGATCTTGCCGCATTATCGGCCTCCGGACTGATTCCCGCCGTGGTCGGTCTTATGGGAGCGGTAATTCCCTCGGAAATGGCGGTCCGCATCTCTCCGCTTCGGGAATTGAACGGAGCCTTCGTTACAGAAGAAAAAGCGGAACGTTATCTGGGAATGGCCGTCGCATTGGTCGCCCTGGGATGTCTCATCGGGATGATGGGGGTTTTGATCCTGCGGTGGTGA
- the fabG gene encoding 3-oxoacyl-ACP reductase FabG has product MGRLKGRVAMITGAGRGIGFAAARRFAREGAQVCLTDIDEEGIRRAEESLRGEGLEVFGLRVDVTDRAQVESAVEEIVRRCGRLDILVNNAGVIRDNLLFKMTDEDWQTVMDVHLKGAFYCSRAAQKVMVEQKYGRIINISSTSALGNRGQANYSAAKAGLQGFTKTLAIELGKFGITVNAVAPGFIETEMTRATAERIGISFEQFVEEVKKQIPVGRIGQPEDVAAALLFFASEEASYVNGQVLYVAGGPKA; this is encoded by the coding sequence ATGGGACGTCTGAAGGGTCGAGTGGCGATGATCACGGGTGCGGGCAGGGGAATCGGTTTTGCGGCGGCACGCCGGTTTGCCCGGGAAGGGGCGCAGGTGTGCCTGACCGATATCGATGAAGAGGGAATCCGCCGCGCGGAGGAGTCCCTGCGGGGCGAGGGACTGGAGGTGTTCGGCCTTCGCGTCGACGTGACGGACCGGGCCCAGGTGGAATCGGCGGTGGAGGAGATCGTCCGGCGCTGCGGCCGGCTCGACATCCTGGTGAACAATGCCGGGGTGATCCGGGACAATCTGCTGTTCAAGATGACCGATGAGGATTGGCAGACGGTGATGGATGTCCACCTGAAGGGCGCCTTTTACTGCAGCCGGGCGGCCCAGAAGGTGATGGTGGAGCAAAAATACGGCCGGATCATCAACATCTCCTCCACCTCGGCCCTCGGAAACCGGGGACAGGCCAACTATTCGGCGGCCAAGGCGGGACTGCAGGGCTTCACCAAGACCCTGGCGATCGAGCTGGGCAAATTCGGGATCACGGTGAACGCCGTCGCCCCGGGGTTTATCGAGACGGAGATGACCCGGGCCACGGCGGAGCGGATCGGGATCAGCTTTGAGCAGTTTGTCGAGGAGGTCAAAAAGCAGATTCCGGTCGGCCGGATCGGCCAACCGGAGGATGTTGCGGCGGCGCTCTTGTTCTTCGCGTCGGAAGAGGCATCCTACGTCAACGGCCAGGTGCTCTACGTGGCCGGCGGTCCGAAAGCCTAA
- a CDS encoding MaoC family dehydratase N-terminal domain-containing protein, which yields MWQSLVGRRSRPVVNWVERGAVRRFAEAIGDPNPLYLDEEAAKKSRYGRLIAPPTFPQTFDYGTIEGLCLPDSGLIHGEQRYDYVRPLFVGEEITCYRVFQDMYEKRGRRGRLTFLVFSRVGEDSGGKTLFTTRDVIIVTETVMKEWKG from the coding sequence ATGTGGCAATCCCTGGTGGGACGTCGCTCCCGGCCGGTCGTCAATTGGGTGGAGAGGGGAGCCGTCCGCAGGTTCGCGGAGGCGATCGGCGATCCGAATCCCCTGTACCTGGATGAGGAAGCCGCCAAAAAAAGCCGGTACGGCCGATTGATCGCGCCCCCCACCTTTCCGCAAACCTTCGACTACGGAACCATCGAAGGGCTCTGCCTTCCCGACAGCGGCCTGATCCACGGCGAACAGCGCTACGATTACGTTCGGCCGCTCTTTGTCGGGGAGGAAATCACCTGTTACCGGGTGTTTCAGGACATGTACGAAAAAAGGGGAAGACGGGGGCGGCTCACCTTTCTGGTGTTTTCCCGGGTGGGCGAAGACAGCGGGGGAAAGACCCTTTTCACGACGAGGGACGTGATCATCGTCACCGAAACGGTCATGAAGGAGTGGAAAGGATGA
- a CDS encoding acyltransferase has protein sequence MRGKIEEGDFIKGVAIFGVILIHVTAYSLRTTQPLTEGGLFFAMNQLGRFCVPVFFMLSGLLLFYRYFGEKSFPARRFYRRRMLYILVPYLVWSLFYWIYGRLAHPDTGPGTVGEAFLALFTGEAYYHLYFIVVMVQFYLLLPLLIRAFRRFGGLTVVSFSFLISLAAISTTWREMKAQLPWVLPYSENTIRFFPVWFFYFCLGGWMGVHIGSLRRWIQRVPLAAVLIFFCATGLLVLLDAFFRKQTGFFQVSVIAYSVASLLLWFHLAQWRPNSWIARLGRHSFGLYLIHPFVLNLLSKFAPGFFSPASWAEFAFMLVCVIGLSFGTSVLLRRLPYSHLLTGR, from the coding sequence ATGCGAGGAAAGATCGAAGAAGGGGACTTCATCAAAGGTGTCGCCATCTTCGGGGTGATTTTGATTCACGTGACCGCGTACAGCCTGCGCACCACCCAACCGCTGACGGAAGGCGGTCTGTTTTTTGCGATGAATCAGCTGGGGCGGTTCTGCGTTCCCGTTTTTTTCATGCTGTCCGGTTTGTTGCTCTTTTACCGGTATTTTGGGGAAAAATCCTTTCCGGCCAGGCGTTTTTATCGCCGTCGGATGTTGTACATCCTCGTGCCGTATTTGGTGTGGTCCCTCTTTTACTGGATTTACGGGAGGCTGGCCCACCCGGATACCGGTCCGGGCACGGTGGGCGAGGCCTTTTTGGCCCTGTTTACGGGAGAGGCGTATTACCACCTCTATTTTATCGTGGTGATGGTCCAGTTTTATCTCCTTCTGCCGCTGTTGATCCGGGCCTTTCGCCGGTTTGGGGGACTTACGGTCGTTTCCTTCTCCTTTTTGATCAGCCTGGCGGCCATCAGCACCACCTGGCGGGAGATGAAGGCCCAACTGCCGTGGGTGCTGCCCTACTCGGAAAACACGATCCGGTTTTTTCCCGTCTGGTTCTTTTACTTTTGCCTGGGAGGATGGATGGGGGTTCACATTGGGTCCCTCCGGAGATGGATTCAAAGGGTTCCCTTGGCGGCTGTGCTGATCTTTTTCTGCGCGACGGGCCTGCTCGTGCTGTTGGATGCTTTTTTCCGAAAACAGACGGGTTTTTTCCAGGTTTCCGTGATCGCCTATTCCGTCGCCTCTCTGCTTTTGTGGTTTCATTTGGCCCAATGGCGGCCCAATTCCTGGATCGCACGGCTCGGCCGCCATTCCTTCGGCCTCTATTTGATCCATCCCTTTGTCCTCAATCTGCTCAGCAAGTTTGCGCCCGGTTTCTTTTCACCGGCCTCCTGGGCGGAATTCGCCTTTATGCTTGTCTGCGTGATCGGACTTTCCTTCGGGACGTCGGTTCTGCTCCGCCGGCTTCCATACAGCCACCTGTTGACGGGGAGGTGA
- a CDS encoding MaoC/PaaZ C-terminal domain-containing protein encodes MTTKAPISWNAGEELPSITLPPVTRLDLIKYAGASGDYNPIHTIDEEAARAGLPGVIAHGMLTMAVMGRLFSPYLEHGFIKGFQTRFTGMVFVGDVLTVGGKVLGAESTDQGDLYSFDVFARNQKGETVASGQVEFLVFRD; translated from the coding sequence ATGACGACCAAGGCGCCGATTTCCTGGAACGCCGGCGAAGAGCTCCCTTCGATCACCCTTCCGCCGGTGACGCGTCTGGATCTGATCAAATATGCCGGTGCCTCCGGGGATTACAACCCGATCCACACCATCGACGAGGAGGCGGCCCGGGCGGGGCTGCCCGGGGTCATCGCCCACGGCATGTTGACGATGGCGGTGATGGGCCGCCTGTTTTCCCCCTATTTGGAGCACGGATTCATCAAGGGATTTCAGACCCGTTTCACCGGCATGGTGTTTGTCGGCGACGTCCTGACGGTCGGGGGAAAGGTGCTCGGCGCGGAATCGACCGACCAGGGGGATCTCTATTCCTTCGACGTGTTCGCCCGGAATCAGAAGGGGGAGACGGTGGCTTCCGGCCAGGTGGAGTTTCTCGTTTTCCGGGATTGA
- a CDS encoding thiolase family protein — translation MADVWIIAGARTPFGSFGGSFVDVSAEELGVAAAKGALEKAGVEPKQVDNVVMGNVIQTHNGAPYLARHVALRAGIPIETPALTVNRLCGSGLQAVVSGAQSILLGESEIGLVGGAENMSQAPYALRGVRWGMRMGDGVLADTLTETLTDRYCGLGMGITAENLAEKYGITREDQDRFALTSQRRAAEAAESGKLAEEIVPVMKKGKKGPVRVDADEHIRPQTTLEKLADLKPAFKPDGTVTAGNASGINDGAACLVIASDRAVNRYGLKPMGRVVGWGVAGVDPAIMGIGPVPASRLALKRSDLSLGRIDLVEINEAFAAQVLAVQKELDLDIDILNVNGGAIALGHPVGASGARILLTLLYELKRRNQKYGLASLCIGGGQGIAMVVEAV, via the coding sequence ATGGCTGACGTGTGGATTATCGCCGGCGCCCGGACCCCCTTCGGATCCTTCGGGGGCAGTTTTGTGGATGTGAGCGCCGAGGAGCTGGGGGTGGCCGCCGCCAAGGGCGCGCTGGAGAAGGCGGGAGTGGAACCGAAGCAGGTGGACAACGTGGTGATGGGCAATGTGATCCAGACCCACAATGGGGCGCCGTATCTGGCCCGCCATGTGGCGCTCAGGGCGGGGATTCCCATCGAAACCCCCGCCCTGACGGTCAACCGGCTGTGCGGTTCGGGACTGCAGGCGGTGGTGTCCGGCGCCCAGTCGATCCTGCTGGGAGAGTCGGAGATCGGTCTCGTCGGCGGCGCGGAAAATATGAGTCAGGCACCCTACGCCCTGCGGGGCGTCCGGTGGGGGATGCGGATGGGGGACGGGGTCCTGGCGGACACGCTGACTGAAACCCTCACCGACCGTTATTGCGGCCTCGGTATGGGAATCACCGCGGAAAACCTGGCCGAAAAATACGGCATCACCCGGGAGGATCAGGACCGGTTCGCCTTGACCAGCCAAAGGCGGGCGGCGGAGGCGGCGGAGAGCGGCAAGCTGGCGGAAGAGATCGTGCCGGTGATGAAAAAGGGGAAAAAGGGGCCGGTCCGGGTGGATGCCGATGAGCACATCCGACCCCAGACCACTCTGGAAAAGCTGGCGGACTTGAAGCCGGCCTTTAAACCGGACGGCACCGTCACGGCGGGAAATGCCAGCGGGATCAACGACGGGGCGGCCTGTCTGGTGATCGCCTCGGACAGGGCGGTCAATCGGTACGGACTGAAGCCGATGGGAAGAGTGGTCGGATGGGGCGTGGCCGGTGTCGATCCGGCGATCATGGGCATCGGTCCGGTTCCGGCTTCCCGGCTGGCGCTGAAGCGTTCGGACCTTTCCCTCGGCCGAATCGACCTGGTGGAGATCAACGAAGCCTTTGCCGCACAGGTGTTGGCGGTTCAGAAGGAGCTCGATCTGGACATCGACATTCTCAACGTCAACGGCGGCGCCATCGCCCTCGGCCATCCCGTCGGCGCCAGCGGAGCCCGGATCTTGCTCACCCTTCTGTACGAGCTGAAGCGGCGGAACCAAAAGTACGGCTTGGCCTCCCTCTGCATCGGCGGCGGCCAGGGGATCGCCATGGTGGTTGAAGCGGTCTGA
- a CDS encoding DUF962 domain-containing protein, with protein MNFRTYGEFWPFYLSQHSKPSTRAWHFAGTACVLLCLVLAVASMNGWFLLAAPVLGYGLAWFSHFFIEGNKPATFGHPLWSLRADFHMFWLMLTGKLEKELRRLREREAK; from the coding sequence ATGAATTTCCGCACCTATGGCGAATTTTGGCCCTTTTATCTGTCGCAGCACAGCAAACCGTCGACGCGCGCCTGGCATTTCGCCGGCACGGCTTGCGTGCTTCTCTGTCTGGTGTTGGCGGTCGCCTCGATGAACGGCTGGTTTCTCCTGGCGGCTCCGGTTTTGGGATACGGTTTGGCCTGGTTCAGCCATTTTTTCATCGAAGGGAACAAGCCGGCCACCTTCGGCCATCCCCTATGGTCGCTTCGGGCCGATTTTCACATGTTTTGGCTGATGTTGACGGGAAAGCTGGAGAAGGAATTGCGCCGCCTCCGGGAAAGGGAAGCGAAATGA
- a CDS encoding MBL fold metallo-hydrolase, with protein METRPPVDLGHRRAMIDGFDLGVPGRTGTYVLREEALTLVDTGPSPSVPRILKGLEELGLDPADVRYVIVTHIHLDHAGGAGLLLESCPRAQVVVHPRGARHLADPSRLVAGARAIYQDQFDALFDPVVPVPKDRLIVKGDGDTLKIGPECTLTFLDSPGHAAHHFSIYDPASGGLFTGDTAGIRYHELEDCGFVLHLPVTSPNQFDPEAMRRSIERFRKMKAERIFFGHFGMEEQPEAVYEEVLGWLDRFVRTGESVFAEGGGPSEIEERLMEQVREHLRERKVPEDHPVYRQLKMDLFVSALGIVDYLEKKRG; from the coding sequence ATGGAAACGCGGCCGCCAGTGGATTTGGGGCATCGAAGGGCGATGATTGACGGTTTTGACCTGGGGGTTCCGGGAAGGACGGGGACGTACGTCCTCCGCGAGGAGGCGCTGACGCTGGTGGATACCGGTCCGAGTCCTTCCGTTCCGCGCATTTTGAAGGGATTGGAGGAATTGGGCCTGGATCCCGCCGATGTCCGGTATGTGATCGTCACCCATATCCATCTGGATCATGCCGGAGGGGCGGGGCTTTTGCTCGAGAGCTGTCCCCGGGCCCAGGTGGTGGTTCATCCCCGGGGAGCCCGCCATCTGGCGGATCCGTCGCGGCTCGTCGCGGGGGCGCGGGCCATCTACCAGGACCAGTTTGACGCGCTGTTTGATCCGGTGGTGCCCGTCCCGAAAGACCGGCTGATCGTGAAGGGCGATGGGGATACGCTGAAGATCGGACCGGAGTGTACCCTCACTTTCCTGGATTCGCCGGGCCATGCGGCGCACCATTTCAGCATCTACGATCCGGCAAGCGGAGGCCTGTTCACCGGCGACACGGCGGGCATCCGCTACCACGAGCTGGAGGATTGCGGTTTTGTTCTCCATCTGCCCGTCACGTCGCCCAACCAGTTTGATCCGGAGGCCATGCGCCGCTCGATCGAGCGGTTCCGGAAGATGAAAGCGGAACGCATCTTCTTCGGCCACTTCGGCATGGAAGAGCAGCCGGAGGCCGTCTATGAGGAAGTGCTCGGGTGGCTGGACCGGTTTGTCCGGACCGGGGAGTCGGTATTTGCCGAAGGCGGAGGCCCTTCCGAGATCGAGGAGCGCCTGATGGAACAAGTGCGGGAACACCTGAGGGAACGGAAGGTTCCGGAAGATCACCCCGTGTACCGGCAGCTGAAAATGGACCTCTTCGTTTCCGCCCTGGGAATCGTCGATTATCTGGAAAAAAAGCGGGGATAA